One window of Elusimicrobiota bacterium genomic DNA carries:
- a CDS encoding CHAP domain-containing protein — MERQPKPYLSTSRGRSLAVLVAISCFVISWAAWGGGMRQAPKPTKARTMPPWRSSTLNDQLASLDDQASYLEDKNDALQGQITEASSTLAKTVAVQGAKLQAGGSVPPAEQTEEAAESEPDQGARETESARQQLAQQAAALGNLQTDLRNLQSLLQQTHAAKELLKDATNGDESVYQDILHGKFDRAAGVYAKRATSDAGAGTVDRGGGQCGDYPAGWCHAPPDSIIYFGGGSHLNRECVAYAGWARYSHHQPLAFGDAGDWPGRSQTPTVGSVAVWNRGTVSPYGHVAYVTAVAADSITISEFNWHPYVYSSRTIKRNGSGWPSRFWP, encoded by the coding sequence CGGCGTGGGGCGGCGGGATGCGGCAGGCACCCAAGCCGACGAAGGCCAGGACGATGCCGCCCTGGAGGTCGAGCACGCTCAACGACCAGCTGGCGTCGCTGGACGACCAGGCCTCCTACCTGGAGGACAAGAACGACGCGCTCCAGGGCCAGATCACCGAGGCCAGCTCCACTCTGGCCAAGACCGTAGCGGTCCAGGGCGCCAAACTACAGGCGGGCGGGTCGGTGCCTCCCGCTGAGCAGACCGAGGAGGCCGCGGAATCCGAGCCGGACCAGGGGGCGAGAGAGACCGAGTCGGCCAGGCAGCAGCTGGCCCAGCAGGCGGCCGCCCTGGGGAATCTGCAGACGGACCTGCGGAACCTGCAGTCCCTCCTCCAGCAGACCCACGCCGCCAAGGAGCTGCTCAAGGACGCCACCAACGGCGATGAGAGCGTCTACCAGGACATTCTCCACGGCAAGTTCGACAGGGCGGCGGGGGTCTACGCCAAGCGCGCGACGTCCGACGCCGGCGCCGGGACCGTGGACCGTGGCGGCGGCCAGTGCGGGGACTACCCAGCGGGGTGGTGCCATGCTCCTCCGGACAGCATCATCTATTTCGGCGGGGGGTCGCACCTCAACCGCGAATGCGTGGCCTATGCCGGCTGGGCGCGCTACAGCCACCACCAGCCCTTGGCCTTCGGCGACGCGGGCGACTGGCCCGGCCGCTCCCAGACCCCGACGGTCGGCAGCGTGGCCGTATGGAACCGAGGCACGGTGAGCCCCTACGGCCACGTGGCCTATGTGACGGCGGTGGCCGCCGACAGCATCACCATCTCGGAGTTCAACTGGCACCCCTACGTCTATTCCAGCCGCACCATCAAGCGCAACGGCAGCGGCTGGCCCTCGCGGTTCTGGCCCTGA
- a CDS encoding alpha/beta hydrolase, producing MAAEIKAGERTIAGVRTHVLSGGAGEPIVFLHGLGASSYSWRHLLPAFAETHSVFAPDFPGYGRSDKPRDFDYTFAGFARWLRRFIEEQGLSRPVLVGNSMGGDVSLFLALQAPELVSRLVMIGSPVYADRIPPFIGFMRRPLLGRILEPLLGRWTVRLVAPSAFWDRSCITEEVLDEYSLALRTPAGRRAVAENIRRCLSPELDGYIARYPELEPPVLFIRGEHDGVVDSASAERFCRAVPKGRFLPIPDCGHVPQEERPAAVISALAAFLAEP from the coding sequence ATGGCGGCGGAGATCAAGGCCGGTGAGCGCACGATCGCCGGAGTCCGGACCCACGTCCTTTCCGGCGGCGCGGGCGAGCCCATCGTCTTCCTGCACGGCCTGGGCGCCTCCTCCTACTCCTGGCGGCATCTGCTGCCGGCCTTCGCCGAGACGCACAGCGTCTTCGCGCCGGACTTCCCGGGCTACGGCCGTTCGGACAAGCCGCGGGACTTCGACTACACCTTCGCGGGCTTCGCGCGCTGGCTGCGCCGCTTTATCGAGGAGCAGGGGCTGTCCCGTCCGGTGCTGGTGGGCAACTCCATGGGCGGCGATGTCTCCCTGTTTTTGGCCCTGCAGGCCCCGGAGTTGGTCTCGCGCCTGGTCATGATCGGCTCGCCCGTCTACGCGGACAGGATCCCCCCGTTCATCGGGTTCATGCGCCGGCCCCTGCTCGGCCGCATCCTGGAGCCGCTCTTGGGCCGCTGGACCGTCCGGCTCGTGGCGCCCTCGGCCTTCTGGGACCGCTCCTGCATCACCGAGGAGGTCCTCGACGAGTACTCTTTGGCCCTGCGCACGCCCGCGGGCCGCCGCGCCGTGGCCGAGAACATCCGGCGCTGCCTGTCGCCCGAGCTGGACGGCTACATCGCCCGCTACCCCGAGCTCGAGCCTCCGGTCCTCTTCATCCGCGGGGAGCACGACGGCGTCGTGGACTCCGCCAGCGCGGAGAGGTTCTGCCGCGCCGTGCCCAAGGGCCGCTTCCTGCCGATCCCCGACTGCGGGCATGTCCCCCAGGAAGAGCGGCCCGCGGCCGTCATCTCGGCGCTGGCCGCCTTCCTGGCGGAGCCATGA
- a CDS encoding caspase family protein, whose protein sequence is MSRLAAAPLAFAAALTLIAGCSGGRRVDPLAGIQVSRGPSTAGLTLAVVRTENTVNSMKYLKTAAHLSLSGAKDADAVITKDAPAMLGRHFKSVPAAESFEAAQALHPDLICLLDAYAHHQGYGIGRFAMDMKLVLLTPERVEVDTIIAQRSKVIGLSGATPVGWWVWASAQKEVKRKVVEDLDAGLTGSLKLAAWVASRGGQQAAPAKVWASDVDRPGYAKAENPESAALIVGIEKYSSMPDAQFAERDAAAVREHLAALGVPARNIRLLSGSQATRASLTKELESWLPQVAGEGSTVFFYYSGHGAPDLKTGQAYLVPWDGDAAYLKDTALPIAEVYKDLNALKAKNIVVALDSCFSGRGARSLLPRGARPLVTKLDTAAGAVGKLLVLTASADDQIAGGDQAQGHGIFTYYLLKGLSDGAAGPDGAVTLKSIYDYLVPKVRDAAGRENRDQVPQLLKTAASPPAELRLR, encoded by the coding sequence GTGAGCAGGCTCGCCGCCGCGCCGCTGGCTTTCGCCGCCGCTTTGACGCTGATCGCAGGGTGCTCCGGCGGTCGGCGCGTCGACCCGCTGGCGGGGATTCAGGTCTCGCGGGGGCCCTCGACCGCCGGACTCACGCTCGCCGTCGTGCGCACGGAGAACACCGTCAACTCGATGAAGTACCTCAAGACCGCGGCACACCTGTCGCTGTCCGGAGCCAAGGACGCCGACGCCGTCATCACTAAGGACGCACCGGCCATGCTCGGCCGGCATTTCAAGTCCGTGCCGGCCGCCGAGAGCTTCGAGGCCGCGCAGGCGCTCCATCCAGACCTCATCTGTCTGCTCGACGCCTACGCCCATCATCAGGGCTACGGCATCGGGCGCTTCGCGATGGACATGAAGCTCGTGCTCTTGACGCCCGAACGCGTCGAGGTCGACACGATCATAGCCCAGCGTTCGAAGGTCATCGGGCTCTCTGGCGCGACCCCCGTCGGCTGGTGGGTGTGGGCCTCCGCGCAGAAGGAGGTCAAGCGCAAGGTCGTCGAGGACCTCGACGCCGGCCTGACCGGCTCGCTCAAGCTCGCGGCCTGGGTCGCCTCTCGCGGCGGCCAGCAGGCCGCGCCGGCCAAGGTCTGGGCCTCCGACGTCGACCGGCCCGGCTACGCCAAAGCCGAGAATCCCGAATCCGCCGCGCTCATCGTGGGCATCGAGAAGTACTCCTCCATGCCCGACGCGCAGTTCGCCGAGCGCGACGCCGCCGCCGTGCGCGAGCACCTCGCCGCCCTGGGCGTGCCGGCGCGCAACATCCGCCTGCTCTCGGGCTCCCAGGCCACCCGGGCGAGCCTGACCAAAGAGCTCGAATCCTGGCTGCCGCAGGTGGCCGGCGAGGGCTCGACCGTCTTCTTCTATTACTCGGGCCACGGCGCGCCCGACCTCAAGACCGGCCAGGCCTATCTCGTTCCATGGGACGGGGACGCCGCCTACCTCAAGGACACCGCCCTGCCCATTGCCGAGGTGTACAAGGACCTCAACGCGCTGAAAGCCAAGAACATCGTGGTGGCTCTGGATTCCTGCTTCTCGGGCCGCGGCGCGCGGTCGCTGCTGCCCCGGGGCGCTCGGCCGCTGGTGACCAAGCTCGACACCGCCGCCGGAGCGGTCGGCAAGCTGCTCGTGCTCACGGCCTCTGCCGATGACCAGATCGCGGGCGGCGACCAGGCGCAGGGCCACGGGATCTTCACCTATTACCTGCTCAAAGGGCTCTCGGACGGAGCCGCCGGCCCGGACGGCGCGGTCACGCTGAAGTCGATCTACGACTACCTCGTCCCCAAGGTCCGCGACGCGGCCGGCCGGGAGAACCGCGACCAGGTGCCCCAGCTCCTCAAGACAGCCGCCTCGCCGCCTGCCGAGCTCAGGCTCAGGTAG
- a CDS encoding sel1 repeat family protein has translation MAMVLFALLAAGQPLRAASPDEAAAAFAAGDYQRALRMIKPLADQGNARAQHDLGFMYANGKGVPRDYAEAVKWYRKAAGQGFAEAQSNLGSMYAQGKGVPRDYAEAVKWYRKAADQGFAGAQDNLGMMYFKGGGGIPPDYAEAVKWLRKGADQGYAEAQGHLGAMYGLGKGVPQDRAEALKWYRKAADQGYAGAQDNLGMMYFRGEGVPPDYAEAGQWLRKASGQGIAEAQGTFGWMHLMGKGVPRDYAEALKWLRKAAEQSDARAQSNLGAMYANGVGVAQDFVEAYKWFILCAAQNYEPGKQQMDKVRPRMTSEQVAEARRRAAQWTARHAGSAG, from the coding sequence ATGGCGATGGTTCTCTTCGCGCTCCTGGCGGCAGGCCAGCCCCTCCGGGCCGCCTCTCCTGATGAGGCGGCGGCGGCTTTTGCGGCCGGCGACTATCAGCGGGCCCTGAGAATGATCAAGCCCCTGGCCGACCAGGGAAATGCCCGGGCCCAGCACGACCTCGGCTTCATGTATGCCAACGGGAAAGGCGTCCCCCGAGACTACGCCGAGGCGGTCAAGTGGTATCGCAAGGCCGCTGGCCAGGGATTTGCTGAAGCCCAGAGCAATCTCGGCTCCATGTATGCCCAGGGAAAAGGCGTCCCCCGAGACTACGCCGAAGCGGTCAAGTGGTATCGCAAGGCCGCCGACCAGGGCTTTGCCGGGGCCCAGGACAACCTGGGCATGATGTATTTCAAGGGAGGGGGAGGCATCCCCCCGGACTATGCCGAAGCGGTCAAGTGGCTCCGCAAGGGCGCCGACCAGGGCTATGCCGAGGCCCAGGGCCACCTCGGCGCGATGTATGGCCTGGGGAAAGGCGTCCCCCAGGACCGCGCCGAAGCGCTCAAGTGGTATCGCAAGGCCGCCGACCAGGGTTATGCCGGGGCCCAGGACAACCTCGGCATGATGTATTTCAGGGGAGAAGGCGTCCCCCCTGACTACGCCGAAGCGGGCCAGTGGCTGCGCAAGGCCTCAGGCCAGGGTATCGCCGAAGCCCAAGGCACGTTCGGCTGGATGCATCTTATGGGGAAAGGCGTCCCCCGAGACTACGCCGAGGCGCTCAAGTGGCTCCGCAAGGCCGCCGAGCAAAGTGATGCCAGGGCCCAGAGCAATCTCGGGGCGATGTATGCCAACGGAGTCGGAGTCGCCCAAGATTTCGTCGAGGCGTACAAGTGGTTCATCCTATGCGCGGCTCAGAATTACGAGCCGGGAAAGCAGCAGATGGATAAAGTGCGTCCACGGATGACGAGCGAGCAGGTCGCCGAAGCGCGCCGACGCGCCGCTCAGTGGACGGCGCGGCATGCCGGCTCGGCTGGGTGA
- a CDS encoding class A beta-lactamase-related serine hydrolase: MAAILLAALLLLPASRAAASALDPLGTSITKLRLAGAQSEPVPAARIGASSEQISAFLQGLAKRMDLSKAHISVIDLRAPADPGRGGWNDLDIVPAASVIKLALLAEAHHAVASGARSWDSSIAISPRNMTGTWGPPHDPYPAITAGSLWSLRDLVEVMVRRSDNAATNTLIDVLGRSSATEFAHRNGLLLTYVRHKLSSGTDVPDPDATGYNQMPPRDAALLLEAAALGKLVSPEASGAMLKTLEGQLDRYLIASVLPPGTVYAGKTGQLSQNRNDAALVRGQGRFYVLAVYTSLPDNDEGTGPGGRKIQAIAREVDAFLSR; this comes from the coding sequence ATGGCCGCCATCCTCCTCGCCGCGCTCCTGCTGCTGCCCGCCTCGCGCGCAGCCGCCTCCGCTCTGGACCCTCTGGGCACGAGCATCACGAAGCTGCGCCTGGCCGGCGCCCAGAGCGAGCCGGTGCCCGCGGCCCGGATCGGCGCCAGCTCCGAACAAATCTCGGCCTTCCTCCAGGGGCTCGCCAAGCGCATGGACCTTTCCAAGGCCCACATCTCGGTCATCGATCTGCGCGCCCCGGCCGACCCCGGCCGGGGCGGCTGGAACGACCTGGACATAGTGCCCGCGGCCAGCGTCATCAAGCTCGCTCTGCTGGCCGAGGCCCATCACGCGGTCGCCTCCGGCGCCCGGTCCTGGGACTCGTCCATCGCCATCTCTCCCCGGAACATGACCGGGACCTGGGGACCGCCCCATGACCCCTACCCCGCCATCACGGCGGGCTCGCTCTGGAGCCTGCGCGACCTGGTCGAGGTGATGGTGCGCCGCAGCGACAACGCGGCCACCAACACGCTCATCGACGTCCTAGGCCGCAGCAGCGCCACCGAGTTCGCCCATCGGAACGGCCTTCTGCTGACCTACGTGCGCCACAAGCTCTCATCCGGGACCGACGTGCCCGACCCGGACGCCACCGGCTACAACCAGATGCCGCCGCGCGACGCCGCGCTCCTGCTGGAAGCCGCGGCGCTGGGCAAGCTGGTCTCGCCTGAGGCCTCCGGGGCCATGCTCAAGACTTTGGAAGGCCAGCTGGACCGCTACCTCATCGCCTCGGTCCTGCCGCCCGGGACCGTCTACGCGGGCAAGACCGGACAGCTCTCTCAGAACCGCAACGACGCGGCGCTCGTGCGCGGGCAGGGGCGCTTCTACGTCCTGGCGGTCTACACCAGCCTGCCGGACAACGACGAGGGCACGGGCCCCGGCGGGCGGAAGATACAAGCCATCGCACGCGAAGTCGACGCCTTCCTCAGCCGCTGA